Genomic window (Synechococcus sp. LA31):
ATCGCCTGGTGGGGCAGGCGGTGCTGCACAAGCTCGATCAGCAGATCCGGCACCGCCTCCCAACCGGCCGCCATCGCCTCGGCACAGCCCGCCTTATCGCTTTTATGGGCCAACGGCCTGGCAGGTCGATGGTCGGCCACAGCCGCCGCCATGGCAATGGCATCCACCTGGGGCTGTAAGCGCTGAAGCGTCTGCTGCAGCTCAGCGCCGGTCTCGATCGGGTGCGACTCCACCCCCTCGAGCCACGCTGGCTCAACCTGCAGAGGCCCATGCACCAGCTGCACCGCAGCGCCCCGCAGCCGAGCGGCCTGAGCCAGCAGCACCCCCATGCGGCCGGTACTGGGGTTACTGATGCAACGGGCCGGATCCAACCACTCCCGGGTGGGACCAGCCGTCACCAACAAGCGACGGCCGTGCCAGTCGCGCTGCCAGCCCCAACAGGCCAGGCTTTCCAGGGCCAACAGCAGCAGGGCGGGTTCTGCCATACGACCGGACCCTTGGCGATCACAGGCCAGCAGCCCCTCGGCAGGGCCGAGGGGGAGCACTCCCGCAAAACCCTGCAACCTCTCCCAATTGCCATGCACCCCAGGCGAGGACCACATGGCGGTGTTCATGGCTGCGGCCGCCAGCACCGGTGCCTCGGTGGCGAGCAGGGTGGCCGCCAGCAATGTGTCGCCCAGGCCATACACCCAGCGGCCCAGGCTCGTGGCACTGAGAGGAGCCAACAACACCAGTTCGGCCCATTCCGCCAGCTCCACATGCAGAGGCCGCGCAGCGGTATGGCTCCACTGGTCGGCATCGAGGTAACAACGTTCACGGCTGAGGCTGGCGAGGGCCACGGGGCTCACCAGCTGGGCTGCACTGGGGGTGAGAACGCAACGCACCTGAGCGCCGCGTTTGGCGAGGGCGCTCACCACCAGAGGCAATTTCACCGCGGCGATGCTGCCGCTGATGCCCACCAGGATGCGCCTGCCCCTCAGCGGATCAGCCGGTGCCGCTGGAGCCGGGTCAGTCTTCATCAAAGGGTTCCTGATCCACCAGGTGCACGTAGGGCCTGGCCAACTCGGGGCGATGAATGGCCACAGCGCGCAACAGATGCCAATCGCGAAGCCCCGCAAACGGGGTGGGGTAGTCGTCATCTTCGAGACGACGGGCCAGCTCGGCTAGGGCAGCCTCATCCAGCGAGGCCAGCAGTTCAGGCGTGATCGTGGCGGGCTCGGTCATGTCTGGGGACAGCAGGGGACGGACATCAGCCGCTACAGCACCAGTAAAGGCTGATAAGTTCTCGCCAGAGCCCCGCGTTGGGCACTCGAGGGGAATTAGCTCAGCTGGTAGAGCGCTGCGATCGCACCGCAGAGGTCAGGGGTTCGAGTCCCCTATTCTCCATCCACCCAATGAAGGCTGAGCAACGGCAGCGATGAACTGGAGCGCAGACGCCGAAGCCAAATTGAAGGAGATTCCTTTCTTCGTGCGCCCAGCCGTGCGCAAGCGCATCGAAACCCTGGCCAAGGAGGCGGGCCACCACTGCATCGAGCTCGCCTTTTATGAACAAGCCAAAGCCCAATTTGGCCAGAAGTAAGGCGACACGACCCCATCTGTAACGGCTGTGGGATTCACTGGGCTGACCACGGCCCGGTCTCTGCTAGAGGGCGATGCGGTAAAAGAGACTGATCAGTCCGTTCCTGATCACAGGCATGTCGCAGTCGAAACGCGAGCAAGTGGTGAGCCATCTGCGCTACATCCGACAGGAACTGCGCGAGATGCACCAGGGCGTGATGGACGACGGCCTGCTGCCTGAAGCCGGCGAGGTTCGCGGTGTGATGGCTCAGATGGAAGCCCTGCTGGAGCTGCTGGAAGGCAAAGGCTCCCGCAAGAAAGACGCCGACAGCTGAGCCCTGATTGAACAGCTCCCGCCCACTGCAGCGCACCCGCCTTCAGCAGAGCCTGGGCGGTGCCTGGCCGCGGCTTGAGCAATGGTCCACCAACCCCTGGCGCCGACTGTCACTCCTGCTGATCGTGCTTTTGAGCACGTTTTTCATCGGCAATGCTGTGAGCACGATCATCGGGGCACGGGCTTTTCTTGATCCGCCCGCCGCTCTGATCTGCGTGGCGATGATCGAGCTGGCGGTCCGAGCGCGCCGCCCCTTGCTGCGCCGAAGCGGCGACCGCCTGGGGTTGCAACTGCTCGACATGAGCCGTATCGGCTTCTGCTACGGACTGCTACTCGAGGGTTTCAAGCTGCTCTGAACGGCCCACAGCCGATCAACTGGCTGCCATCAGATACAGCAATGCCATCCGAACCGCGATGCCGTTAGTGACCTGCTGCTCCACCAAGGAGCGCTGAGGATCGTCAAGCAGGGCGCCGCTCATCTCCACGCCACGGTTCACCGGACCTGGGTGAAGCACTGGCACATCGGGAGAGCAGCCGCTGAGGCGTGCATGGGTGAGGCCATAGGCGCGGTGGTAGCTCTCCAGGCTGGTGAGCAGATGCTGGTTCATGCGCTCCTGCTGCAGCCGCAGGGTCATCACTGCATCAGCACCAGCCAAGGCTTGATCCAGATCGCGCTCCACCCGGATCGAGCCACGCTGAACCACTGGATCCACGGCCTGCCCTGGGGGTGGAGCATCAGCGAACTGCGCGAACGTCTCCGGCAGGAGCGTGGCGGGCCCACACAAAACCACCTCGGCTCCGCAGGCGGTGAGGGCCCAGAGGTTGGAGCGTGCCACACGAGAATGGAGGATGTCGCCCACGATCACGATGCGGCGCCCGCGCAACGCCTCCGGGGTGGGGGCATCCGGGCTGAAATGGCGCGCCAGGGTGAACAGATCGAGAAGGCCCTGGCTGGGATGGCTGTGCAGGCCATCGCCACCATTGAGCACTGCAACCCGCTCGCCACTGGCATCGAGATCACGCGCTAGAGCTGCAGGCACGCCCGTGCAGCGATGCCGCACCACCAGCAGATCCGCACCCATGGCCACGTAGGTGCGCACCGTGTCGAGCAAGCTTTCGCCCTTGCTTAACGAACTGGAGGACGGTGAGAAGCTCTGCACGTCAGCCGAGAGACGCTTGGCAGCGAGCTCAAAGCTGCTGCGCGTGCGGGTGCTGGGCTCAAAGAACAAGGTGGTCACAAGCCGGCCCTGCAAGGCCGGTAGCTTGCGCGCACCGGACGTCGGCATCACGCGGAAGCGCTGAGCCAGCTCGAGCACCGTGGCGAAATCATCGAGCGAGAAGGCCGACAGATCCAGCACATGGCGATGGGTCCAGTCGCTCAAGGTGGTCTGCAAGCGTCGACTTCAGGCTAAGAG
Coding sequences:
- a CDS encoding aspartate carbamoyltransferase catalytic subunit, giving the protein MSDWTHRHVLDLSAFSLDDFATVLELAQRFRVMPTSGARKLPALQGRLVTTLFFEPSTRTRSSFELAAKRLSADVQSFSPSSSSLSKGESLLDTVRTYVAMGADLLVVRHRCTGVPAALARDLDASGERVAVLNGGDGLHSHPSQGLLDLFTLARHFSPDAPTPEALRGRRIVIVGDILHSRVARSNLWALTACGAEVVLCGPATLLPETFAQFADAPPPGQAVDPVVQRGSIRVERDLDQALAGADAVMTLRLQQERMNQHLLTSLESYHRAYGLTHARLSGCSPDVPVLHPGPVNRGVEMSGALLDDPQRSLVEQQVTNGIAVRMALLYLMAAS
- a CDS encoding DUF565 domain-containing protein gives rise to the protein MNSSRPLQRTRLQQSLGGAWPRLEQWSTNPWRRLSLLLIVLLSTFFIGNAVSTIIGARAFLDPPAALICVAMIELAVRARRPLLRRSGDRLGLQLLDMSRIGFCYGLLLEGFKLL
- a CDS encoding PCP reductase family protein, with protein sequence MNWSADAEAKLKEIPFFVRPAVRKRIETLAKEAGHHCIELAFYEQAKAQFGQK
- a CDS encoding DUF2555 domain-containing protein; protein product: MTEPATITPELLASLDEAALAELARRLEDDDYPTPFAGLRDWHLLRAVAIHRPELARPYVHLVDQEPFDED
- the coaBC gene encoding bifunctional phosphopantothenoylcysteine decarboxylase/phosphopantothenate--cysteine ligase CoaBC, translated to MKTDPAPAAPADPLRGRRILVGISGSIAAVKLPLVVSALAKRGAQVRCVLTPSAAQLVSPVALASLSRERCYLDADQWSHTAARPLHVELAEWAELVLLAPLSATSLGRWVYGLGDTLLAATLLATEAPVLAAAAMNTAMWSSPGVHGNWERLQGFAGVLPLGPAEGLLACDRQGSGRMAEPALLLLALESLACWGWQRDWHGRRLLVTAGPTREWLDPARCISNPSTGRMGVLLAQAARLRGAAVQLVHGPLQVEPAWLEGVESHPIETGAELQQTLQRLQPQVDAIAMAAAVADHRPARPLAHKSDKAGCAEAMAAGWEAVPDLLIELVQHRLPHQAILGFAAHSGEVLPQARAKLARKGCDLLLANPIDQPGAGFGSALNQGWLLGPGCAEERLEPMAKLAMGHLLLDRLGGLLATRCPA